A window of Costertonia aggregata contains these coding sequences:
- the sov gene encoding T9SS outer membrane translocon Sov/SprA, whose translation MKTGAKSILKPTFKFLFSFIVFFAVTNTSLAQETNEKGQDSVKTGYSLGKLKLQNPQSVVSKYTYDPKLDRYIYTESVGDFDINYPIILTPQQYRDLVRKESMKDYFKEKIDAYTGKKEGSEEARKNLLPNFYINNNFFESVFGGNTIEVIPQGSVAMDLGVIIQRNDNPARSIRNRTVPSFDFDQRISLSMLGSIGERLKVTAGYDTEATFDFQNLVKLDYTPTEDDILRKIEVGNVNMPLNSSLIQGAQSLFGVKTQLQFGRTTVTAVFSEQRSQSNTVVAQGGGTLNDFSLTALDYDEDKHFFLSQYFRDNYDSALEKYPFVQSQVQITRIEVWVTNRSQQTTNVRNIVALQDLGEFDVLNPSPLERTTRAGRLEGVTGTFFNTNPNGPNDLPRNNANNYDPALIANGGALTSSIRDIATVEAGFNIPGYTPQQGFDYAFLENARKLEPNRDYQFDTQLGYISLNQRLSNDEVLAVAYQYIFNGQVFQVGEFANGGLDATTVSQGVNPVVSNNTLVLKLLKSNITNVTDPIWDLMMKNIYATGAFRLSQEDFKLNILYSDPTPRNYITPVEPFPAGSNGPNGKPLEERILLDVFNLDRLNVYNDVQPGGDGFFDFVPGRTVDTQSGRIIFTKVEPFGEYLFDLLGGGVYNVENDQGYNENQQKYVFRNMYAKTKAASLQDAEKNRFQLTGRYKSEGNNGIPIGAFNVPRGSVRVTAGGRQLQEGIDYTVNYQAGTVQLLDPSLEASNTPINISVENNAVFGQQTRRFTGINVEHRVNENFLLGATLLNLNERPLTQKSNFGIEPVNNTIFGLNGNFSTEVPFLTRLANKLPNIDTDVPSNVSVRGEVAFLKPNSPKNADFNGETTTYLDDFEGAQALIDIRSFLGWTLASTPLEFAPGGQLSGSSPTDPDNLLNGYGRAKMAWYSIDRIFYSRNQRPSGVSDSDVSSNETRQIFINRLFNQDVAQGQTQAQNTLNINYYPNVKGPYNNNPNFDTEVPENKWAGIMRPLSSTNFEQSNVEFVQFWVMDPYVDGITNSPGELVINLGNISEDILKDGRKQYENGLPGVNSNDLVASTSWGETPSTQSLVYAFDADEASRDLQDIGFDGLPDAEEGAVYSNNTGLDPALDNYQYYLAREGNVLERYLDYNNLEGNSPVEVTQTDRGSTTLPDVEDVDRDLTMNTVNSYYEYRIQIKPNTTINDQYVTDILETEQVPAGEVPDGRSLNRRWIQYKIPLTDFTDAIGGITDFRSISFMRMYLTGFTGPTVLRFATLDLVRGDWRAYTRTLQDASIDADPSDDNTTTDVNAVNIEENENRTPIPYVLPPGVVRERLNNNNTIIRQNEQSLSFVVENLESEDSRGVFKNVNIDMRQYERLRMFMHAEKIIDTDYSDDDTPLVGFLRIGTDFSENFYQIELPLQFTPFGALTAEEIWPDVNEINISLDALKKVKSLGIANQTLSEVTYYDIIDGEPVPVPEFAPRTLGAHRIGIRGNPSLGSIRGMMVGIKNTDNIPARGEVWFNELRLAGLDNNGGWAAVAAIDANMADFANVSATGSKSTSGFGGIDQMPNERAREDAISYDVVTNVNVGQLLPKKWGITIPFNYGIAEQIITPEFDPVYDDLRLEDRIAAADTPEDAETIQEQAEDYTKRTSINLIGVRKERGEEADANFYDIENFTFNYSYNETDHRDFEIASLRDQNVVTGFVYNHNFKPVEVAPFAKKDSLFTGKYWKWLKDLNFNLLPTSVSVNSNLNRSFNQQRFRDVLEPGVDRLELPLLQQRNYLFNWQYAVNYSLSKSLRLNLTASNNNIVRNYFNEEGNDESGINEALDLWDGFFDIGEPNRHAQQMQLNYDLPFNKIPALDFINAQYSYTSNFDWQRGGDAIAEVAEEELGPGAQINTIQNANTHNLTANLTLQKFYDVLGLKKRSGKEANARQPVRRDKAGNTKEDAKKPKGKTSGLYNTVIDVVTMVKRLNINYSENNGKVLPGYTQSVGFIGTTRPSLGFVFGSQADVRFEAARNGWLTEFSRFNEQYIERTNKILNLTATAQPTKDLTIDLSADRQYSDSYQESFNIENGEYNQLLGNNIGNFSISTMMIGTAFKKSDEFNSELFETFKQNRIIIANRLVSDRGQVPGTLDDDNFPQRYGKTQQDVLLPAFFAAYTGQDVNRVNLDAFRDIPIPNWNVKYTGLMKNKWFKKKFKRFSLSHGYRAAYSINSFQTNLEKENGNFNTENEDLLPDLILNTVTLNDAFNPLVRVDFEMKNSLSVLAEVRTDRVLSLSLDNSLMTEINGKEYTVGLGYRFKDVKLVTNIGGQKQRLKGDLNLKADLTLRDNITIIRNLDIDNNQVTSGQNLFSFKFTADYALSKNLNALFFYDHAFSEFAVSTAFPQTTINTGFTLRYNFGN comes from the coding sequence TTGAAAACAGGGGCTAAATCAATTCTTAAACCAACATTTAAGTTTCTTTTCTCTTTCATTGTTTTTTTTGCGGTCACAAATACTTCTTTGGCCCAAGAAACCAATGAGAAAGGGCAAGATTCTGTTAAAACAGGTTACTCCCTTGGAAAATTAAAGTTACAAAACCCGCAGAGCGTAGTTTCCAAATATACTTATGATCCAAAACTGGATAGATATATCTATACGGAGAGTGTTGGTGATTTTGATATAAACTATCCTATAATTTTAACCCCCCAACAGTATCGTGATTTGGTGCGAAAGGAGTCTATGAAAGACTATTTCAAAGAAAAAATCGACGCATACACAGGTAAAAAAGAGGGAAGTGAAGAGGCGCGTAAAAATTTGTTGCCTAACTTTTATATCAACAATAATTTCTTTGAGTCGGTTTTTGGGGGTAACACTATTGAGGTAATCCCCCAAGGTTCGGTTGCTATGGACTTAGGTGTGATTATTCAGCGCAACGACAACCCTGCCAGGTCTATAAGAAACAGAACCGTACCCTCCTTTGATTTTGATCAGCGTATAAGTTTGAGTATGTTGGGCAGCATCGGGGAACGATTAAAAGTAACCGCCGGATATGATACCGAGGCCACTTTTGATTTTCAGAATTTGGTGAAATTGGACTATACCCCTACCGAGGACGATATTTTACGTAAGATTGAAGTGGGTAACGTGAATATGCCCTTGAACAGCTCTTTGATACAGGGAGCGCAAAGCCTTTTTGGGGTAAAGACACAATTGCAGTTTGGGAGAACCACGGTAACGGCGGTCTTTTCCGAACAGCGCTCTCAAAGTAACACGGTAGTCGCACAGGGTGGTGGTACTTTAAATGATTTTTCCCTGACCGCTTTGGACTACGACGAGGACAAACACTTTTTTTTATCGCAATATTTTAGGGATAATTACGATAGTGCGCTAGAGAAATACCCCTTTGTACAAAGTCAGGTGCAAATTACCAGAATAGAGGTTTGGGTGACCAATAGGAGCCAGCAAACAACAAACGTTAGGAATATCGTGGCCCTTCAAGATTTAGGTGAGTTTGATGTTCTAAACCCTAGTCCTCTGGAAAGAACCACAAGGGCAGGTAGGCTAGAAGGGGTGACAGGAACTTTTTTCAATACAAATCCTAATGGCCCAAATGATCTCCCAAGGAATAATGCGAACAATTACGATCCTGCTTTAATTGCCAATGGGGGAGCATTGACTTCTTCAATACGTGATATTGCAACTGTGGAGGCAGGGTTCAATATACCTGGTTATACACCGCAACAAGGGTTTGATTATGCCTTTTTGGAAAATGCTAGAAAGCTGGAACCCAATAGGGATTATCAATTTGATACACAGTTAGGTTATATTTCATTGAACCAAAGATTGAGCAACGATGAGGTTTTGGCCGTCGCCTATCAGTATATTTTCAATGGTCAGGTTTTTCAAGTTGGGGAGTTCGCCAATGGCGGTTTGGATGCCACCACGGTATCTCAAGGTGTTAATCCAGTGGTTAGCAACAATACGTTGGTGCTAAAATTACTCAAAAGTAACATTACCAATGTTACCGATCCTATTTGGGATTTGATGATGAAGAACATCTATGCAACGGGCGCATTTAGATTGAGTCAAGAGGATTTTAAATTGAACATCTTGTACTCGGACCCCACGCCAAGAAATTATATTACTCCGGTAGAGCCTTTTCCAGCAGGTTCAAATGGACCGAATGGAAAACCACTGGAAGAACGAATTCTTTTGGACGTTTTTAATTTGGACCGTTTAAATGTTTACAATGATGTGCAGCCGGGCGGTGACGGTTTTTTTGATTTTGTTCCTGGCAGGACGGTAGACACGCAATCCGGGCGTATTATTTTTACTAAAGTGGAGCCTTTCGGGGAGTATCTGTTTGATTTATTGGGTGGTGGTGTTTATAATGTTGAGAATGACCAAGGTTATAATGAGAATCAACAAAAATACGTCTTCCGTAACATGTATGCGAAGACCAAGGCGGCTTCGTTGCAGGATGCCGAAAAAAATAGGTTTCAATTGACCGGGCGTTATAAATCCGAGGGGAACAATGGTATTCCCATTGGGGCGTTCAATGTTCCAAGAGGGTCGGTTCGTGTTACGGCCGGTGGTAGGCAATTGCAAGAAGGTATTGATTACACGGTAAATTATCAGGCGGGAACCGTACAGCTTTTAGACCCCAGTTTAGAGGCCTCGAATACGCCCATAAATATATCCGTAGAAAATAATGCGGTCTTCGGACAACAGACCAGGCGATTTACGGGAATCAATGTCGAGCACAGGGTCAATGAGAACTTTCTATTGGGAGCTACTTTATTGAACCTTAACGAGCGACCTTTGACCCAAAAATCCAATTTTGGTATAGAACCTGTGAACAATACCATTTTTGGCCTAAACGGTAATTTTTCTACTGAAGTACCTTTCTTGACCCGTTTGGCGAACAAACTCCCAAATATTGATACAGATGTACCCTCTAATGTTTCCGTTCGTGGGGAAGTGGCCTTTTTAAAGCCCAATTCTCCCAAAAATGCGGATTTTAACGGGGAAACCACAACATACTTGGATGATTTTGAAGGTGCACAGGCACTTATAGATATCCGTTCTTTTTTAGGGTGGACCTTGGCGAGTACACCATTGGAGTTTGCACCGGGTGGACAATTGTCAGGGAGTTCGCCAACAGATCCGGATAATTTGTTAAATGGTTATGGCCGTGCAAAAATGGCGTGGTATAGTATTGACCGTATCTTTTATAGCCGAAACCAAAGGCCTTCGGGAGTTTCGGATAGTGACGTGTCGTCCAACGAGACCCGCCAGATTTTTATCAATAGATTGTTCAATCAAGATGTGGCTCAGGGGCAGACCCAGGCCCAGAATACCTTGAACATCAATTATTACCCTAATGTAAAAGGGCCATACAACAACAACCCTAATTTTGATACCGAGGTACCGGAAAACAAATGGGCAGGGATTATGCGGCCTTTGAGCAGTACCAATTTTGAACAATCCAACGTAGAGTTTGTTCAGTTTTGGGTAATGGACCCCTATGTTGATGGAATTACAAATTCGCCGGGAGAATTGGTCATAAATCTGGGCAATATCTCCGAGGATATCTTGAAAGATGGTAGAAAGCAGTACGAAAATGGCCTTCCCGGAGTAAACAGTAACGATTTGGTAGCATCGACTTCTTGGGGGGAAACACCGTCAACACAATCGTTAGTATATGCATTTGATGCCGATGAGGCCAGCAGGGATTTGCAGGATATCGGTTTTGACGGACTGCCTGATGCCGAAGAGGGCGCAGTGTACTCCAACAATACCGGCCTCGACCCTGCCTTGGACAATTATCAATATTATCTGGCAAGGGAAGGTAACGTTTTGGAACGTTACTTGGATTATAACAACTTGGAAGGAAACTCCCCGGTCGAAGTAACGCAGACCGATAGAGGCTCGACCACCTTGCCCGATGTAGAGGATGTAGATAGGGATTTGACCATGAATACGGTAAACAGTTATTACGAATATCGTATCCAGATCAAACCGAATACTACGATTAACGATCAATATGTTACCGATATCTTGGAAACCGAACAGGTGCCGGCCGGGGAAGTTCCCGATGGTAGGAGTTTAAATAGGCGTTGGATTCAATATAAAATTCCGTTGACCGATTTTACCGATGCTATCGGTGGCATTACTGATTTTAGGTCCATTAGTTTTATGCGTATGTATTTAACAGGTTTCACAGGGCCTACCGTGCTTCGTTTTGCGACCTTAGATTTGGTTCGTGGCGACTGGCGTGCCTATACCCGTACGTTACAAGATGCCAGTATTGATGCCGACCCTTCCGATGATAACACAACGACCGACGTAAATGCGGTCAATATTGAAGAAAACGAAAATAGAACACCTATCCCATATGTGCTTCCACCAGGCGTGGTTCGGGAACGGTTGAACAACAACAACACGATAATCCGTCAAAATGAACAGTCCCTTTCTTTTGTCGTGGAAAATTTGGAATCCGAAGATTCAAGAGGGGTGTTCAAAAATGTGAATATTGATATGAGGCAATATGAACGCCTTAGAATGTTCATGCATGCTGAAAAGATAATTGATACCGACTATTCCGATGATGATACGCCCTTGGTAGGTTTCCTACGGATAGGAACGGACTTCTCCGAGAATTTTTATCAAATAGAACTGCCATTGCAGTTTACCCCTTTTGGAGCACTGACTGCCGAGGAAATTTGGCCCGATGTCAATGAGATCAACATATCGTTGGATGCCTTGAAAAAAGTAAAATCCCTAGGGATAGCCAACCAGACATTGAGTGAGGTGACCTATTATGATATTATTGATGGAGAGCCGGTTCCGGTACCGGAATTTGCGCCAAGAACTCTTGGGGCGCACAGGATTGGTATTCGCGGTAACCCATCCTTGGGAAGTATTCGCGGAATGATGGTAGGTATCAAGAATACGGATAATATTCCCGCCCGTGGCGAGGTCTGGTTCAATGAATTGCGTTTGGCAGGTTTGGACAATAATGGGGGATGGGCCGCAGTTGCCGCTATTGACGCGAACATGGCCGATTTTGCCAACGTATCGGCAACGGGGAGTAAAAGCACTTCAGGGTTTGGTGGCATAGATCAAATGCCCAATGAAAGGGCTCGGGAAGATGCTATCTCCTATGATGTGGTCACGAATGTGAATGTGGGACAGTTATTGCCAAAAAAATGGGGAATCACCATACCTTTTAACTATGGTATTGCCGAGCAGATCATTACACCCGAGTTTGATCCCGTATATGATGATTTACGATTGGAAGATAGAATAGCGGCGGCGGACACACCTGAAGATGCGGAAACCATACAAGAACAAGCAGAGGATTATACCAAGCGTACAAGTATCAACCTGATTGGGGTAAGAAAGGAGCGAGGTGAGGAGGCCGATGCCAATTTTTACGATATCGAGAACTTTACTTTTAACTATTCATATAACGAAACGGATCATCGGGACTTTGAGATAGCCAGTCTGCGCGATCAAAACGTAGTGACCGGGTTTGTGTACAATCATAATTTTAAACCTGTTGAAGTAGCCCCTTTTGCAAAAAAAGACTCCCTTTTTACAGGTAAGTATTGGAAATGGTTAAAAGATTTGAATTTTAATCTATTGCCAACCAGTGTATCGGTCAATTCAAACTTAAACCGCTCTTTCAACCAACAACGTTTTAGAGACGTATTGGAGCCAGGTGTTGATAGATTGGAACTACCTTTATTGCAGCAACGCAACTACCTGTTCAATTGGCAATATGCCGTAAACTATAGTTTGAGCAAATCCCTGCGATTAAATTTAACGGCGAGTAACAATAATATTGTCCGTAACTATTTTAACGAGGAAGGCAATGATGAATCGGGAATAAACGAGGCTTTGGATTTATGGGACGGTTTCTTTGATATTGGCGAGCCCAATCGGCACGCCCAACAAATGCAGTTGAACTATGATTTACCGTTCAATAAAATACCGGCGTTGGACTTTATAAATGCGCAATACTCGTACACCAGCAATTTTGATTGGCAACGTGGCGGTGATGCTATTGCAGAGGTTGCCGAAGAGGAATTAGGACCTGGAGCGCAAATTAATACGATACAGAATGCAAATACACATAACTTGACCGCAAACTTGACCCTGCAAAAATTTTATGATGTATTGGGGCTAAAAAAACGTTCGGGGAAAGAGGCCAATGCCAGACAACCCGTGCGAAGGGATAAAGCGGGCAATACCAAGGAGGATGCAAAGAAACCAAAAGGGAAGACCAGCGGGTTGTACAATACGGTTATAGATGTTGTTACTATGGTAAAACGTTTAAATATCAACTATAGCGAGAACAATGGTAAGGTATTGCCTGGATACACGCAAAGTGTTGGTTTTATCGGTACAACAAGACCCTCGTTGGGATTTGTTTTTGGTAGTCAGGCCGATGTGCGTTTTGAAGCGGCTCGTAATGGTTGGCTTACTGAATTCTCAAGGTTTAATGAACAATATATTGAACGTACCAATAAAATATTAAATCTGACGGCAACGGCTCAACCTACAAAAGATTTGACCATAGATCTTTCTGCCGATAGGCAATATTCCGATAGTTATCAGGAGAGTTTTAATATTGAAAATGGAGAGTACAATCAACTATTGGGCAATAATATTGGGAACTTTAGTATCTCGACGATGATGATAGGTACTGCTTTTAAGAAAAGTGATGAATTCAATTCGGAACTTTTCGAGACATTCAAACAAAATAGAATTATAATCGCCAACAGGTTGGTCTCCGATAGGGGACAGGTTCCAGGAACTTTAGACGATGATAATTTTCCCCAACGTTACGGGAAAACCCAGCAAGATGTTTTATTACCGGCTTTCTTCGCAGCCTATACAGGCCAAGATGTGAACCGGGTAAATTTGGATGCGTTTCGGGATATCCCTATCCCTAACTGGAATGTAAAATATACAGGGTTGATGAAAAATAAATGGTTCAAGAAAAAATTCAAACGATTTTCATTAAGCCATGGGTATCGGGCGGCATACAGCATCAACTCTTTTCAGACCAATTTGGAAAAAGAAAACGGAAATTTTAATACTGAAAATGAAGATTTGTTACCAGACCTGATTTTGAACACGGTAACTTTGAACGACGCCTTTAACCCATTGGTGCGCGTAGATTTTGAAATGAAAAACTCGTTGAGCGTTTTGGCCGAAGTACGAACGGATAGGGTGCTCTCCCTGAGTTTAGACAATAGCCTAATGACCGAGATAAACGGTAAAGAATATACTGTAGGTCTGGGCTATCGCTTTAAGGACGTAAAGTTGGTTACCAATATCGGGGGGCAAAAACAGCGCTTAAAAGGGGATTTAAACCTAAAGGCCGATTTGACCCTTAGGGATAACATTACCATAATACGCAATTTGGATATCGATAACAACCAAGTGACCTCGGGGCAGAACCTGTTCTCGTTTAAATTTACGGCAGATTACGCTTTGAGCAAAAACCTGAACGCACTCTTTTTCTACGATCATGCCTTTTCGGAATTTGCGGTTTCTACGGCCTTTCCGCAGACTACTATCAATACGGGCTTTACGTTGCGTTATAATTTTGGGAATTGA
- a CDS encoding NADP-dependent malic enzyme: MSKQKQRREALIYHAKPQPGKIKIVPTKPYSTQRDLALAYSPGVAEPCLEIAKDKENVYKYTAKGNIVAVISNGTAVLGLGNIGPEASKPVMEGKSLLFKIFADIDGIDIELDTEDVDKFVETVKMIAPTFGGINLEDIKAPEAFEIERRLKEELDIPVMHDDQHGTAIISAAALLNALELSEKKIEDVRIVISGAGAAAVSCTRLYKAFGASSKNIVMLDSKGVIRSDRENLSKEKREFASDRKIDTLEEAMVDADVFVGLSIADIVTPQMLKSMADNPIVFAMANPNPEIAYDLACKTRKDIIMATGRSDHPNQVNNVLGFPFIFRGALDVRATSINEAMKMAAVKALAELTKEPVPEQVNIAYGETRLTFGKDYIIPKPFDQRLISVIPPAVARAAMESGVAKAPIEDWDKYEEELLQRSGNDNKVVRLLHNRARSNAKKIVFAEADQLDVLKAAQIVHEEGIAEPILLGRKEIILELKNELEFDADLNIIDPKSDGFNDKLIRYATKYWEGRKRDGTTFYSAKAKMRERNYFGAMMVLEGDADGMISGYSRAYPTVVKPIFEVIGRASNVKRVSTVNIMITDRGPLFLADTSINIDPNAEEIAEIARMTANVASTFGFDPVLALMSYANFGSSSHPHAKKVREAVRILHETNPDLVVDGEIQTDFALNKELLQSQFPFSKLAGKKVNTLIFPNLESANITYKLLKELNRADSIGPIMVGLRRSVHILQLGASVDEMVNMTAVAVIDAQEREKRRKAKSNV, encoded by the coding sequence ATGAGCAAACAGAAGCAACGACGTGAAGCACTTATCTACCATGCCAAGCCACAACCTGGAAAGATAAAGATAGTACCCACAAAACCTTATTCCACACAAAGGGATTTGGCCTTGGCCTATTCGCCAGGTGTTGCGGAACCCTGTTTGGAAATTGCCAAGGACAAGGAAAATGTTTACAAGTACACGGCAAAAGGTAATATAGTGGCCGTAATCTCCAATGGTACGGCAGTTTTAGGACTGGGAAATATTGGTCCGGAAGCCTCAAAGCCTGTAATGGAAGGAAAGAGCTTGCTTTTCAAGATTTTTGCGGATATTGATGGAATCGATATTGAACTCGATACCGAGGATGTGGATAAATTTGTGGAAACCGTAAAAATGATAGCCCCCACTTTTGGTGGTATCAATTTAGAAGATATAAAAGCGCCGGAGGCCTTCGAAATAGAGCGGCGATTAAAGGAAGAGCTGGATATCCCCGTAATGCACGATGACCAACATGGTACTGCGATTATTTCGGCAGCAGCACTTTTAAATGCTTTGGAACTATCGGAAAAAAAGATAGAGGATGTTCGTATCGTAATCAGCGGTGCGGGAGCTGCAGCTGTTTCCTGTACACGTTTGTACAAAGCTTTTGGGGCCAGTTCCAAAAATATCGTAATGCTCGATAGTAAAGGGGTCATTCGCAGCGATAGGGAAAATTTATCGAAGGAAAAGCGGGAATTTGCCTCGGATAGAAAAATAGATACCTTGGAAGAAGCTATGGTAGATGCCGATGTTTTTGTGGGACTCTCCATTGCGGATATCGTTACACCACAGATGTTGAAATCCATGGCAGATAACCCCATTGTATTTGCGATGGCCAATCCAAACCCTGAGATTGCCTATGATTTGGCATGTAAAACACGTAAGGATATTATTATGGCCACCGGGCGATCGGACCATCCAAATCAAGTAAACAATGTTTTGGGCTTTCCATTTATATTTCGCGGAGCATTGGATGTTAGGGCAACTTCTATAAATGAAGCAATGAAAATGGCCGCCGTAAAGGCGTTGGCCGAACTTACCAAAGAGCCTGTACCCGAGCAAGTAAATATTGCCTATGGTGAAACACGGCTTACTTTTGGTAAGGACTATATTATTCCCAAACCTTTTGACCAACGATTGATCTCTGTTATTCCTCCAGCAGTCGCAAGGGCAGCTATGGAAAGTGGAGTGGCGAAAGCCCCAATAGAGGATTGGGATAAATATGAAGAGGAACTGCTACAGCGATCGGGTAATGATAACAAAGTGGTAAGGCTATTGCACAACCGCGCCAGGTCAAACGCAAAAAAGATAGTTTTTGCAGAGGCAGATCAGTTGGATGTATTGAAAGCAGCTCAAATTGTGCATGAAGAAGGTATTGCCGAGCCCATTCTATTGGGAAGAAAAGAAATTATACTGGAGCTGAAGAACGAACTCGAATTTGATGCCGATCTAAACATCATAGACCCTAAATCAGACGGTTTTAATGACAAGTTGATTAGGTATGCGACAAAATACTGGGAAGGTCGCAAACGTGACGGGACTACATTTTATAGTGCCAAGGCCAAAATGCGCGAACGTAATTATTTTGGCGCTATGATGGTTTTGGAGGGTGATGCCGATGGGATGATTTCCGGTTATTCAAGAGCGTATCCCACCGTTGTAAAACCTATTTTTGAAGTCATCGGCCGAGCATCCAATGTGAAACGGGTATCTACGGTCAATATCATGATAACTGATAGGGGACCTTTGTTCTTGGCGGATACCTCGATCAATATTGATCCCAATGCCGAAGAAATAGCCGAAATTGCCAGGATGACGGCCAATGTTGCCTCAACCTTTGGGTTTGATCCCGTATTGGCTTTAATGTCCTATGCCAATTTTGGTTCTTCATCGCATCCACATGCCAAAAAAGTGAGGGAAGCGGTAAGAATTCTACATGAGACCAATCCCGATTTGGTGGTAGACGGAGAGATACAAACCGATTTCGCCTTGAATAAAGAGCTCTTGCAAAGTCAGTTTCCGTTCTCAAAGTTGGCGGGCAAGAAGGTAAATACTTTGATTTTTCCGAATTTGGAATCTGCCAATATTACCTATAAACTCTTGAAAGAGTTGAACCGGGCAGATTCAATCGGCCCGATTATGGTAGGTTTGCGTAGATCGGTACATATACTGCAATTAGGGGCGAGTGTTGACGAAATGGTGAATATGACCGCCGTGGCGGTAATCGATGCACAAGAACGGGAAAAGCGTAGAAAAGCGAAGTCCAACGTGTAG
- the ruvA gene encoding Holliday junction branch migration protein RuvA: MIHHLKGKLVEKNPTNVIVECAGVGYFVNISLHTFSRLIDSENISLFTHLQVKEDSHTLFGFAEKSEREIFRLLLSVSGIGSSTARTMLSSLSPVQIRDAIAMGDVPIIQGIKGIGAKTAQRVILDLKDKVLKIYDIDEVSVSPNNTNKEEALSALEVLGFARRQSEKIVDKITNQDPTLSVEDIIKLSLKNL; the protein is encoded by the coding sequence ATGATTCATCACCTTAAAGGAAAATTGGTAGAAAAAAATCCAACGAATGTCATAGTTGAATGTGCAGGCGTAGGGTATTTTGTCAATATTTCGTTGCATACTTTTTCACGGTTAATCGACTCGGAGAACATTTCCCTGTTCACACACCTTCAAGTAAAGGAAGATTCACATACCCTGTTCGGTTTTGCGGAAAAATCGGAACGTGAAATTTTTAGATTGTTATTGTCGGTTTCGGGTATCGGTTCCAGTACGGCACGTACCATGTTGTCCTCGTTATCGCCTGTACAAATTAGGGATGCCATTGCAATGGGGGATGTGCCCATAATACAGGGTATTAAGGGAATAGGGGCCAAGACGGCCCAACGTGTGATTCTAGACCTAAAAGACAAGGTTTTAAAAATATATGATATTGATGAAGTTTCGGTAAGTCCAAACAATACAAACAAAGAAGAAGCGTTATCTGCTTTAGAGGTTCTTGGGTTTGCTCGCAGACAATCCGAAAAAATAGTGGATAAAATAACCAACCAAGACCCCACACTAAGCGTTGAGGACATTATAAAACTTTCGCTTAAAAATTTGTAA